Genomic segment of Rhodocaloribacter litoris:
CGCCGCCGCCCAGCACGAGGCCGTCCCGCCAGGCCACCAGCACCGCCGGGTCTTTCGGCAACGGGACGTCCAGGTGCCAGGCGGTGGGCACCGTCGTGCCGCATCCCGGCGCCGCCACCCCCAGTATCATCAAGACCAGCGCGTATACGATCGGTCGTACGGCCATGGCCTCACCTGCGTAAAAGTCCTGGTTGAGACTGAAAGCCTGAACGTTAGCATCCTGAGATCGGCGATGACAAGCCCGTCGATCAACATTAACGATCTGGTTACGGCAGGCTAACGATCATCTAACGAAGGGCTGATCCGACGGTAACGAAGAAGTCGCACGGAACAGGTAGGTTGCGGGTGCATCCGGCTCGGCCGGAAGACCCTTCTGTACCCTGAACCAACCGCTCCCTATCAGCCATGTCCCACACGCTACGCGCCCTGCTGTGGATGCTCGTCCTGATGCTCCCGCTGGCGGCATCCGCGCAGAAAAAGAATGTCATCCTGTTCATCGGCGACGGCCACGGCATCGCACCGCGGACGGCCACCCGCATGGCCCTCGGCCAGGGCCAGGACGGCAGCCGCTTCTCCGACGATCCGAATTTTCACCTGCTGGCCTCCGATCGGCTGCGCTACAACGCCATGGTGACCACCCACTCGCTCAACTCATGGATCACCGACTCGGCACCGGGAGCCTCCGTCTATGCCGTGGGGAAGGCGGGCAAAGTGGATAACGAGTACATCTCGCTCGATCCGGTGACCGGGGCCCCGCTGGAGACGATCCTGGAGGCCGCAAAGAAGGCCGGCTACGCCGTCGGGCTCGTCTCCACGACGCGCATCACCCATGCCACCCCGGCTGCCTTTGCCTCGCACGTCTGGAACCGGGATCTGGAGGATTACATCGCCGCGCAGTACCTCTCGGCCACGCAGGCGGAGTATGAGGCGATCTTCAACGCCGGGCCGGGCTACGATGCCGCCCGCGACTGGGTGCTGCCGGCACCGAAGGAGGGCGTTCACCTCGACGTGATCCTCGGCGGCGGCGCCCGCCACTTCCTGCCCCGTACCAACCCGAACGCCAATGGCAACGCCACGGTCGTCGACCGCGACGGCAACCCGATCACGGACGGGGCAGCGCCCGTCACCCTGAGCGGCCGCCGCAGCGACGAGGTGGACCTGGTCGAGATCGCCAAGACACGGGGCTTCCGCTACGTCAACAGCCGGGATGCCCTGCTGGCCGTGCTGGACGACCTCGATGCCTTCACCCCGGAGAACGACACCCGCCTGCTGGGGCTCTTCAGCAGCTCCCATCGCAGCTACGAGGCCGAGCGCCAGCTCCTCTTCCCGTGGGAGCCGGCCCTCTGGGAAATGACGCAGGTTGCCATCGAGGTGCTCAAGCGCAAGAGCGACAAGGGCTTTTTTCTCATCGTCGAGGGCGGCCGCATCGACCACCTCGAACATGCCAATGCCGGCGGCATCGGCTATGAAGGCAGCAACTACACGGTCGTCGCCGACAAAGAAGCTATCATCGCCGAGGACGTCTACGGCGGCGGCACCGACCGCCTGGCGGGTGTCTACGGCTCGGATTACATGATCAAAGAAGTACTGGACTTCGACTATGCCATCGGCGAGGGCCTCAACCTGATGAACGACGCCACAGCCGGGCAGACGCTCCTGATGACTACCTCCGATCACGAATGCGGCGGCTTCACGGTCGTCGGCCTCCACGATGCCGCCGACGCGCAGGGCAACGGCACGTTGGTGCGCACCTACGCCCGGCAACCGGAGAAAACCGACGGGCAGTTCACCCCGGTCCCGCAAAACATCGACCGGGGCGATGACGAGCTCGGCGGCTGGTTCCCCGAATACACGCTCGTCCCGTTTCAGGGTAAGATGTGGCCGGAGCCGAGCGGCCCGAACGCGCGCCGCATCGTCATCGCCTACGGGTCGAACCCGCTCGTCAATGGCAACGGCGGCACCATCGGCACCACGCCCGGCAACCACACGCCGCAGGACGTCTGGGTCGGCGCCGACGACAACGTGGGCGGCACCTATGCCGGCCGGATCACCGGACGCGGCCTGCTCGACAACACCGACCTCTTCCCCATCATGGCCGACTTCCTGAACGTGCAGACCTCGACCCGCATCGAGCAGGAATCGGATCTCCCGGGGCGCTTCGGTGCCGTGGAGGCGTTCCCGAACCCGTTCCAGGGCACGCTCCGCGTGGCGCTCGACGTGGCGGAGGCGCAGCCGGTGGACCTGGAGGTGTACAATGCCCTGGGCCAGCGCGTGCGGATCCTCGAACGCGGGAAGCGCCTGGCGCCGGGACGCCACGAGGTCGCCTGGGACGGCCGGGACGATGCGGGCCTGGCCGTGGCCTCCGGCCTCTATCTGATCGTGGCCCGCAGCGGCGACCAGATCACCTCACGGCAGGTCATCCGCCTCCGCTGAAGCGTCCGTCACGAAACACGAAAAAGGGGAGGGACCGGCTGCGGTTCCTCCCCTGCTTGTTTGCCGGGGCCGGGCGTGCCCGTTCGCCGGCTTCAGTCGCCGCGACCGCGTTTACGGCCGCCCCGGCGTTTGCCCCGGCCGCGCCGCTTCTTGCGCTCGGCCATCTCGGCGTCTTCGGCGTCGGCGGCCTCGCGGCGAGCCGCCTCCTCGGCCGTGATCTCGGGCTGTTCGGGGGCCCGGTGCATCAGCTCGTGGTAGAGGTCGTCCACCAGCATCGCCAGCAGCTCGGGCTCCTCCTCGGCCAGCTCCTCGACGAGGGGCACGAAGCGCTGGAGCCGCTCGCGCGCCAGGTTGGTCTTGTCCCGGTAGCGGTCCTCGAGCACCACGGTCATGCGCTCGGCCACACGGCGGGCAACGTCCTCCGGGCCCGGCAGCGGGCGCTTCTCGATGTCGATGGCGTACCGGTGCGCGATGGCCAGCAGCGTCCGTTCGTCCTCGAACGTGGTCAGCACGAGGGCCGTCCCCGTTTTGCCGGCGCGGGCCGTGCGCCCGGTACGGTGGATGTAGATCTCCTGGTCCTGCGGCACGTCGTAGATGATGACGTGGCTCAGGTCCGAGATGTCGATGCCGCGGGCGGCCACGTCGGTGGCGACGAGGAAGCGGAGCTGCCCTTTGCGGATGCGGTCCATGATGCGCTCACGGGCCCGTTGCGGCAGGTCGCCCGTCAGGCCGGCGGCGTCGTAGCCGTAGTTCGTCAGGAACTGGGCCAGGTACTCGACGTCCCGCTTCGTGTTGGCGAAGATGATGGCCGAGTCCGGGTTCTCCAGCTCGATCAGTCGCACGAGCGCCCGGTCCTTCTCCATCGGATCGACCTTGTAGTAGCGATGCTCGATGGCGTCGACGCTCTCATGGCCGGCGCTGAGCGAGAGAAA
This window contains:
- a CDS encoding DEAD/DEAH box helicase, whose translation is MPEEPNQGSPFTRVIDLTTRAQEAARQAKVQASLVEPDPPLPGATLETLPPAVRRAVENAGWDRLMPVQEKAIPYMLDGRDLIVQSRTGSGKTGAFLLPLFTLLDPEKRAAQALILTPTRELARQIHEEFVRMRGDAPEGLSAALVYGGVRYGPQNRALQDGAQIVIGTPGRILDHLERATFRLDALRVLILDEADEMLSMGFYPAMRQLKRYLPARRQSYMFSATMPPKVRALAREFLREPGFLSLSAGHESVDAIEHRYYKVDPMEKDRALVRLIELENPDSAIIFANTKRDVEYLAQFLTNYGYDAAGLTGDLPQRARERIMDRIRKGQLRFLVATDVAARGIDISDLSHVIIYDVPQDQEIYIHRTGRTARAGKTGTALVLTTFEDERTLLAIAHRYAIDIEKRPLPGPEDVARRVAERMTVVLEDRYRDKTNLARERLQRFVPLVEELAEEEPELLAMLVDDLYHELMHRAPEQPEITAEEAARREAADAEDAEMAERKKRRGRGKRRGGRKRGRGD
- a CDS encoding alkaline phosphatase gives rise to the protein MSHTLRALLWMLVLMLPLAASAQKKNVILFIGDGHGIAPRTATRMALGQGQDGSRFSDDPNFHLLASDRLRYNAMVTTHSLNSWITDSAPGASVYAVGKAGKVDNEYISLDPVTGAPLETILEAAKKAGYAVGLVSTTRITHATPAAFASHVWNRDLEDYIAAQYLSATQAEYEAIFNAGPGYDAARDWVLPAPKEGVHLDVILGGGARHFLPRTNPNANGNATVVDRDGNPITDGAAPVTLSGRRSDEVDLVEIAKTRGFRYVNSRDALLAVLDDLDAFTPENDTRLLGLFSSSHRSYEAERQLLFPWEPALWEMTQVAIEVLKRKSDKGFFLIVEGGRIDHLEHANAGGIGYEGSNYTVVADKEAIIAEDVYGGGTDRLAGVYGSDYMIKEVLDFDYAIGEGLNLMNDATAGQTLLMTTSDHECGGFTVVGLHDAADAQGNGTLVRTYARQPEKTDGQFTPVPQNIDRGDDELGGWFPEYTLVPFQGKMWPEPSGPNARRIVIAYGSNPLVNGNGGTIGTTPGNHTPQDVWVGADDNVGGTYAGRITGRGLLDNTDLFPIMADFLNVQTSTRIEQESDLPGRFGAVEAFPNPFQGTLRVALDVAEAQPVDLEVYNALGQRVRILERGKRLAPGRHEVAWDGRDDAGLAVASGLYLIVARSGDQITSRQVIRLR